In Nitrososphaerota archaeon, a single genomic region encodes these proteins:
- a CDS encoding glycosyltransferase family 2 protein translates to MQAGSTRIVVAIPACNEERNIAAVIIAAQKHANEVVVCDDGSTDMTAEIAERLGAVLVKHDTHMGYGAALRSGFEKAIQLGADLIVSLDADGQHDPDDIQHLIEPLINRKADIVIASRFLEGQSATPGYRKFGIEVINSVARSKKMGVTDSQSGFRAYTREALLKVLPAEMGMAASTEILLKARESGLRVQEISSRIKYDTNTSKHNPVGHGLDVLFGHVKQLTFRHPLMLYGIPGVILSGIALATGLFLLRLFNAEGYFSIPLALLTVGFGVVGVLLIVVALIVWTMVSLFREGRA, encoded by the coding sequence GTGCAGGCGGGTAGCACGCGAATAGTGGTGGCCATCCCGGCCTGCAACGAAGAGAGGAACATTGCCGCGGTCATTATCGCCGCACAGAAACATGCGAATGAAGTAGTGGTCTGTGATGATGGTTCCACGGACATGACAGCTGAGATTGCGGAGCGACTGGGGGCAGTCTTGGTGAAACACGACACACATATGGGGTATGGGGCGGCCCTGAGGAGCGGGTTCGAAAAGGCGATTCAACTTGGGGCCGACTTGATTGTTTCGCTAGACGCTGACGGCCAACACGACCCTGACGACATACAGCATTTGATTGAGCCTCTCATCAATCGCAAGGCAGACATCGTCATAGCATCCAGGTTCCTGGAGGGCCAATCAGCTACCCCCGGATACAGGAAGTTTGGAATCGAAGTCATAAATTCCGTAGCACGGAGCAAGAAAATGGGAGTAACAGACAGCCAATCGGGTTTCAGGGCGTATACACGGGAGGCTTTGCTCAAGGTCCTTCCCGCTGAAATGGGGATGGCCGCGAGCACCGAGATCCTGCTGAAAGCGAGGGAGTCGGGGCTCCGGGTTCAGGAGATCTCGTCGAGGATCAAGTATGACACGAATACTTCGAAGCACAACCCGGTTGGGCATGGACTTGACGTGCTGTTTGGTCATGTCAAGCAGTTGACCTTCAGGCATCCGCTCATGCTCTACGGTATCCCTGGGGTGATTCTCTCTGGAATCGCACTCGCCACCGGACTCTTCCTGTTACGGCTCTTCAACGCAGAGGGATACTTCAGCATCCCTCTTGCGCTCCTCACCGTCGGTTTCGGCGTCGTTGGCGTGTTGCTCATTGTGGTCGCCCTCATAGTATGGACGATGGTCAGCCTCTTCCGGGAAGGACGTGCTTGA
- a CDS encoding glycosyltransferase family 4 protein, whose translation MVFTWNVANRQSVTERINPNFTVKRIRGVNLALRPLFSEYPLIPSLDTEISSCNPGLIDAHSHLFLPSFQAIRIAKKLGIPSVLTVHGVMAQRDNVTNLLQEAYLRLVASRALADATVVVCLTKRDADTMAHFGCPQEKIRIVPNAVDAELFSPGPHRDEKTILWVGRMVPEKGVRHLAEVIDLVIEGDKTTRFVIIGDGPLRRLLHDSIAGRDWQNRVSILGRQSREVVSEWMGRASVFLFTSSREGFPKVILEALSSGLPIVSFDLPGLNGVVEHGLDGLMVPPGDTAAMAKSVLSIVGDSDLGKKLGQHGRKRVLDTYTWELVLDLLSNVYLEALSMV comes from the coding sequence GTGGTTTTCACATGGAACGTGGCTAACAGGCAGAGTGTGACTGAACGTATCAATCCCAATTTCACTGTGAAGAGGATTCGGGGAGTGAACCTCGCCCTAAGGCCTCTCTTCTCTGAATACCCGCTAATTCCGAGCTTGGACACTGAGATTTCGAGTTGCAATCCAGGCCTGATAGATGCCCATTCGCATCTGTTCCTTCCCTCCTTTCAGGCCATCAGAATTGCAAAGAAGCTGGGTATACCTTCGGTACTGACAGTCCATGGAGTGATGGCTCAGCGTGATAATGTCACCAACCTGCTTCAAGAAGCGTACCTCCGTTTGGTAGCCTCGAGGGCGCTCGCTGACGCCACCGTGGTTGTATGTCTGACAAAGAGGGACGCAGATACGATGGCCCATTTCGGCTGCCCTCAAGAGAAAATTAGAATCGTTCCCAACGCTGTTGACGCCGAATTGTTCAGTCCTGGACCGCACAGAGATGAAAAAACTATCCTTTGGGTAGGTCGCATGGTCCCTGAGAAGGGAGTTCGGCACCTCGCCGAAGTCATCGATCTCGTCATTGAAGGTGACAAGACGACGCGCTTCGTCATCATAGGGGATGGACCTCTGCGACGACTCCTCCATGACTCGATAGCTGGTCGCGATTGGCAAAATAGGGTCTCAATTCTGGGGCGTCAATCAAGAGAAGTCGTTTCCGAGTGGATGGGCAGAGCCTCCGTTTTCCTGTTCACGTCTTCGCGTGAAGGATTTCCAAAGGTGATCCTGGAAGCGCTGTCGTCAGGCTTGCCGATAGTGTCTTTTGACCTGCCTGGTCTAAATGGAGTGGTCGAACACGGACTCGATGGCCTTATGGTTCCTCCTGGAGACACAGCGGCCATGGCAAAATCGGTCCTGTCGATTGTCGGTGATTCTGATCTTGGGAAGAAGCTCGGTCAGCACGGGAGGAAACGAGTCCTTGATACCTACACCTGGGAACTAGTTTTGGACTTGCTTTCGAACGTCTATCTCGAAGCTCTCTCGATGGTATAA
- a CDS encoding NAD(P)-dependent oxidoreductase, whose amino-acid sequence MSDHTVAVVGGSGFIGSSIAARMAKKYRTIVVDQKRSNLARGVEFKACDIRNPKEVRQSLADVDLVIHTAIIQIPAINSEKRLGYDVNVLGTQNVCEAVEDNPGIRGLILAGTWHTIGESAIDGMVDEGFGYRPDKVEDRARLYAISKIVQESIVRYFDELSPKVFGIIRMGTVLGEEMPALTVANLFIQKGLKGQPITPYKHSMHRPMLYVDVNDVTKAFQRFSDMIVQGKILKDGNSLNHVVNVVYPKPITIRELAFVVRREVLRLTEGNTRPRVEVVDDGLHELFGPWEKSKFEADTKKANILLGLSTLVSPEESIRSIIKGRLRVR is encoded by the coding sequence ATGTCGGACCATACTGTAGCTGTCGTTGGTGGGTCAGGCTTCATTGGCTCGTCCATTGCAGCCAGAATGGCGAAGAAATATCGAACGATTGTTGTTGACCAGAAACGCTCCAACCTGGCCAGGGGGGTGGAGTTCAAAGCCTGTGATATCCGGAATCCGAAGGAGGTCAGACAATCACTGGCGGACGTAGACTTGGTAATCCACACTGCGATCATTCAGATACCAGCGATTAACTCTGAGAAGAGGCTCGGCTATGATGTGAACGTTTTGGGAACCCAGAATGTCTGCGAAGCAGTCGAGGACAACCCCGGTATCAGAGGCCTAATTCTTGCTGGGACTTGGCACACAATCGGAGAGAGTGCCATCGATGGCATGGTAGATGAGGGGTTCGGATACAGGCCGGACAAGGTCGAGGACAGAGCCAGGCTCTACGCTATCTCGAAGATTGTCCAAGAGTCAATCGTACGGTACTTTGATGAGCTTTCACCAAAGGTCTTTGGAATCATCCGAATGGGCACTGTTCTAGGTGAAGAGATGCCCGCGCTGACTGTCGCAAACTTGTTCATCCAGAAGGGATTGAAGGGTCAGCCGATTACCCCTTACAAACACAGCATGCACAGACCCATGCTCTACGTTGATGTCAATGACGTAACCAAAGCGTTTCAGAGATTCTCAGACATGATAGTCCAAGGCAAGATTCTGAAGGACGGTAACAGCTTGAATCATGTCGTAAATGTAGTATATCCGAAGCCAATCACTATCCGCGAATTGGCCTTCGTGGTGCGTCGAGAGGTTCTCAGACTCACGGAAGGGAATACGCGACCCAGGGTCGAGGTGGTGGACGATGGCCTGCACGAACTCTTCGGACCATGGGAGAAGAGTAAGTTCGAAGCCGACACCAAAAAGGCCAACATTTTGTTGGGGCTCAGTACCCTCGTCAGCCCGGAGGAGTCGATTCGTAGCATTATCAAGGGAAGACTTCGCGTCAGGTGA
- a CDS encoding glycosyltransferase, which produces MKILSVCERLQDDAYSWRVKNILGQLGVHGNSVKLVENYSLSRQNWLSKMFHFPVSMVRTLGEACGDSYDLIYGNSQAMAYCLLGGFGRIPLVFDMHGFPAEEYRLQSLAYGKAAARNPSYLGRVLANRLELALSDTIVCVSKTQMIMLGKSYRIPREKMVYATNGVDVSFFTPHSNAETRDLRKSIGLDGKLVFGYIGSVDKSSNNWLGVQQVIKTAQAIQDSEVGFLIVGGRASQRSGNLVIVKRQPRDRLNEYYAACDVLVLPLAKHTSMNIASPTKFAEYAAVGRPIMSTDVGDPPDFIRRSDCGMIIPDFETDTMIEAIMRFKEMSSGRLNQMGARSRILAEQSFDWNKIGVTLSKALLKYQR; this is translated from the coding sequence ATGAAAATCCTCAGCGTTTGTGAGAGACTTCAAGACGACGCATATTCTTGGAGAGTCAAGAATATCTTGGGACAGCTAGGGGTTCACGGGAATAGTGTCAAACTCGTAGAGAACTATTCCCTGTCAAGACAGAATTGGTTATCGAAAATGTTCCATTTCCCGGTGTCGATGGTTAGAACCCTTGGTGAGGCATGTGGAGATTCCTACGACTTGATTTATGGCAACAGTCAAGCAATGGCCTACTGTCTGCTAGGAGGATTTGGTCGAATTCCTTTGGTATTCGACATGCATGGGTTCCCGGCCGAAGAATATCGACTGCAAAGTCTGGCCTACGGGAAGGCTGCAGCGCGTAATCCTAGTTACTTGGGGCGGGTTCTAGCGAATCGACTTGAGCTTGCACTTTCTGACACAATTGTTTGTGTTTCGAAAACTCAGATGATAATGCTAGGCAAATCATACCGGATTCCACGGGAGAAAATGGTCTATGCCACCAATGGCGTCGATGTCAGCTTCTTCACCCCACATTCAAACGCCGAGACGAGAGACCTAAGAAAGAGCATTGGGCTGGACGGGAAGCTTGTCTTCGGGTACATTGGGAGCGTTGACAAGTCCTCGAACAACTGGTTGGGTGTCCAGCAGGTGATCAAGACGGCACAGGCAATTCAGGATTCGGAAGTGGGGTTCCTAATCGTCGGTGGAAGAGCAAGTCAGCGAAGCGGGAACCTCGTGATCGTCAAACGCCAACCCAGAGATAGGCTGAATGAGTATTATGCCGCCTGTGATGTGCTTGTACTTCCTCTTGCAAAGCACACATCCATGAACATAGCCTCCCCCACAAAATTCGCAGAATACGCCGCCGTGGGTAGGCCTATCATGTCGACAGATGTAGGTGACCCGCCTGACTTCATAAGAAGGAGTGATTGCGGGATGATAATTCCAGATTTCGAAACTGATACAATGATTGAAGCGATAATGAGATTCAAAGAAATGTCAAGCGGAAGATTGAACCAAATGGGTGCCAGATCACGAATCCTTGCGGAACAAAGCTTCGATTGGAACAAGATTGGCGTCACGCTCTCGAAAGCCCTTCTCAAATATCAGAGGTAA
- a CDS encoding glycosyltransferase family 39 protein produces MSYSTASSLGYAGIRLALLSGLLAGVMCFLPGPFLLDYLAKLGRVRVSKTEMVVLGSLVWNFAWVSAAYLVAILTSSIAVFYLFSLGIGAATILLDLYETLRRKPHFRLPSIDLDSTLALALIAVLGAVIAIEIAAHSIYEEFDAIFYYLPVAKSIVLTGGLHFDPLHATGLTTTLSPALPLMYGSVLFFSGSLMEFGLAVRIIPLAYVILTSLGVYLLSFGILEDSKLALVSTVCFLSLPVLMSMSLDYSLYLDMGFVFAATVSMYLVVRVGRYKWSDSFGWLALGVSLGLLLLTKDTAFFIVPSLFILAIMPRLRSLERNLAALLGALVFTGIYTFFFVVDILFFSELGIVAAQTTILGTLVLAFITLRRVGFDNLIAPRRRQILLLIVPSAPTIVFIIRNIVQYRVVSFDLIWFNAVAARASNLIAHSSVQAPLFVVPTFQNLFVIFSSYDAGFIFLLPMVLGILCLLFVHEIRSETKSVYLLFWLMLIGAWGWLFNFAYVGPNLRPLYDFAPIIALLASAGVGFVSRTWRVQNSMVIRLVFFASLALLYLWAGPLNIGSGGVELLSYNFSSIAVPTLQSLSILSILFLIAFVPIRYFNLVRSQDSRRVGRIMVTGAILLILVFPAYSFGSANLGNTQAATTVPQGWENNLSQVISYINLNLKDNYSIMTFYALPIAYFTNHPIIEMTRWFGVTSVLGLVGANASIAIDALVKDGIRYLLIPKPVNSQYQYYLSLAQNFTFLSPQGLSTDLRLVLLSDFTDYQLYRVLG; encoded by the coding sequence TTGTCCTATTCGACCGCTTCCTCGCTAGGTTACGCCGGGATCAGATTGGCGCTTCTTAGCGGCCTCCTCGCTGGCGTCATGTGTTTCCTCCCTGGTCCGTTCCTCTTGGACTATCTGGCGAAGTTAGGGAGGGTGAGAGTCTCCAAAACTGAAATGGTGGTGCTGGGAAGCTTGGTTTGGAACTTCGCATGGGTTAGCGCGGCATACCTCGTCGCAATTCTTACGTCATCGATTGCTGTATTCTACTTGTTCTCGCTTGGAATTGGGGCAGCGACAATCCTCCTCGACCTTTACGAAACTCTCAGACGCAAGCCTCACTTCAGGCTCCCATCCATCGACCTCGATAGTACACTCGCCTTGGCGCTGATCGCAGTCTTGGGTGCTGTCATAGCCATCGAAATAGCGGCGCACTCAATTTACGAGGAGTTTGACGCAATATTCTATTATCTTCCTGTAGCGAAGTCCATTGTGCTGACTGGCGGCCTGCACTTCGATCCCTTGCACGCTACTGGTCTCACAACTACACTGTCACCAGCATTGCCTCTGATGTATGGTTCGGTCCTATTCTTTTCTGGCTCGCTAATGGAGTTCGGACTAGCCGTGAGAATCATTCCCTTGGCATACGTTATTCTTACGTCATTGGGAGTGTACCTCCTCTCATTTGGAATACTCGAAGATTCCAAGTTGGCGCTTGTTTCAACAGTCTGCTTCTTATCACTGCCAGTCCTAATGAGCATGTCTCTCGACTATAGCCTCTACCTTGACATGGGTTTCGTCTTCGCAGCGACAGTTTCGATGTATCTGGTCGTCAGAGTTGGAAGATACAAGTGGAGTGATTCCTTCGGATGGCTGGCTCTTGGCGTTTCGCTGGGCCTATTGCTGCTGACAAAGGATACAGCGTTCTTCATCGTACCGTCTTTGTTCATCCTGGCTATCATGCCTCGTTTGCGCAGTCTTGAGAGGAATCTGGCTGCTCTACTCGGTGCTTTGGTATTTACAGGAATCTACACTTTCTTTTTCGTAGTTGATATTCTATTCTTCTCTGAACTAGGAATCGTCGCCGCACAGACAACAATTCTTGGAACATTAGTTCTGGCATTCATCACTCTCCGTCGAGTGGGGTTCGACAATCTCATTGCCCCCCGCAGGCGACAAATCCTGCTGCTGATTGTCCCGTCCGCCCCAACTATCGTCTTCATAATTCGGAATATCGTACAATACAGGGTGGTGAGCTTTGATCTCATATGGTTTAACGCGGTGGCGGCTCGCGCCTCCAACCTAATTGCCCATTCTAGCGTTCAGGCTCCTCTTTTCGTTGTACCCACTTTCCAGAATCTCTTCGTGATTTTTTCCAGTTATGACGCAGGGTTCATCTTCCTTTTGCCCATGGTTCTAGGCATTCTATGTCTTCTCTTCGTCCATGAAATACGATCGGAGACAAAATCGGTTTACCTTCTTTTTTGGCTGATGCTCATTGGTGCATGGGGATGGCTTTTCAATTTCGCTTATGTCGGTCCGAATCTCAGGCCCTTGTATGACTTCGCACCAATCATCGCATTGCTGGCCTCTGCTGGTGTGGGTTTCGTATCTAGAACGTGGAGGGTCCAAAACTCAATGGTCATTAGACTGGTCTTCTTCGCTTCACTTGCACTGCTTTACTTATGGGCAGGCCCTCTGAACATCGGCTCTGGCGGAGTAGAACTCCTCAGTTACAACTTTTCTTCCATCGCAGTCCCAACGCTGCAGAGTCTTTCAATCCTGTCCATCCTCTTTCTCATCGCTTTCGTACCGATTCGCTACTTCAACCTAGTCCGATCGCAAGACTCCCGTCGCGTGGGCAGAATCATGGTAACTGGAGCCATTCTTCTAATTCTTGTCTTCCCGGCATACTCATTCGGTTCAGCGAATCTGGGCAATACACAAGCTGCCACGACCGTTCCACAGGGATGGGAAAACAATCTCTCTCAAGTCATAAGCTACATTAATCTCAACCTGAAAGACAATTACAGTATCATGACTTTCTACGCCTTGCCGATAGCTTACTTCACTAATCATCCCATCATCGAGATGACGAGATGGTTCGGAGTCACGTCAGTCCTGGGATTAGTCGGGGCCAACGCATCCATTGCTATAGATGCTTTGGTCAAAGATGGCATAAGATACCTGTTGATTCCCAAGCCTGTCAACAGTCAATATCAGTACTATCTTTCCCTCGCTCAGAACTTCACTTTTCTTAGCCCTCAGGGCCTGAGCACAGACCTCAGATTGGTCCTACTATCAGATTTCACAGACTATCAGCTTTACAGAGTATTGGGCTAG
- a CDS encoding HAD-IA family hydrolase produces MSIGASGKALFCDVGGVLIADPWALTAKKLGKDYGLDSSKAYVRLVEYSKLLDLNRLTLFGLWRRFSGSSSTEIPYAHFRRLFLGESLVKIPEVWDSVQWLRDSAGFSVYALSNMCKTVWVSLQEKYAIRSLFDGETLSYACGMMKPDSRIFRLALKRARRSQAESTFLDDSEINVAAALSVGLMAHKASSPAATARFLRSLAGKA; encoded by the coding sequence TTGTCGATAGGTGCAAGCGGAAAGGCACTCTTCTGCGACGTGGGGGGTGTCCTGATCGCGGACCCCTGGGCGCTGACCGCGAAGAAGCTGGGCAAGGACTATGGTCTAGACTCTTCCAAGGCATACGTCAGGTTAGTAGAGTACAGCAAGTTGCTCGATTTGAATCGGCTAACCCTCTTCGGACTTTGGCGAAGATTCTCTGGTTCGTCGTCGACCGAGATACCATATGCACACTTCAGGAGGCTCTTTCTTGGTGAGTCGCTTGTCAAGATACCCGAAGTCTGGGATTCTGTCCAATGGTTGCGAGACTCAGCGGGCTTTTCGGTCTATGCGCTCAGTAACATGTGCAAGACTGTGTGGGTGTCTCTCCAGGAGAAGTATGCCATTAGGTCGTTGTTCGACGGAGAGACACTCTCGTACGCGTGTGGCATGATGAAGCCTGACTCTCGGATATTCAGGCTCGCCCTCAAGCGGGCCCGCCGAAGTCAAGCGGAGAGCACTTTTCTGGACGATTCTGAAATCAACGTTGCCGCGGCCCTGTCGGTTGGGCTAATGGCGCACAAAGCCAGTTCTCCTGCGGCGACGGCCCGATTCCTAAGATCGCTGGCAGGGAAGGCATGA
- a CDS encoding bifunctional DNA primase/polymerase has protein sequence MHDFSAIALEYWSEGWNAIPVNLKKRPLVKWRQWKSRRQTKEEVVQLPWQNAAGVAGITGLGHVAVDVDIENVEKAKGLVGMLPVTRKHLTPSRGYHLLYASKSLCRSIDRFRSVFGIEVQGVGNYIILPGSFDGRYQVTNPEVPIAVVDDFEELVNGYARKLGWQEPERKRRVSVLPTPPANLEPSRLIATLGVTWVQPTFCFDVDLNEGLGIDDLLQFIKDNALTDWDIYMTQHGCYVVDREPGMTWDQVQFLLDSTKAGPLSKAGYIRNCRELRIRVGPKFSSERKVSGPPRLVVCNCPGGSAKHHDKRYEHSRIEGYWTSSR, from the coding sequence ATGCACGACTTCTCGGCCATCGCGCTTGAGTATTGGAGCGAAGGGTGGAACGCTATTCCAGTTAACCTCAAGAAACGCCCGCTGGTAAAATGGAGACAATGGAAGAGTCGAAGACAGACGAAGGAAGAGGTTGTCCAGCTGCCTTGGCAGAACGCAGCTGGCGTAGCTGGGATTACCGGGCTTGGCCATGTGGCGGTCGATGTCGACATCGAAAACGTTGAGAAGGCCAAGGGACTCGTCGGCATGCTCCCGGTGACGCGAAAACACCTAACGCCATCGAGAGGCTACCATCTTCTCTATGCGTCAAAGTCACTCTGCCGCTCGATCGACAGGTTCCGGTCCGTTTTTGGGATAGAAGTCCAGGGCGTCGGAAATTACATCATCCTGCCGGGTTCCTTCGATGGGCGATACCAGGTAACGAACCCGGAGGTCCCGATAGCTGTAGTCGACGATTTCGAAGAACTCGTCAACGGATACGCCCGGAAGCTCGGATGGCAAGAGCCTGAACGAAAGAGAAGGGTCAGTGTCCTTCCGACACCCCCGGCGAACCTTGAGCCCTCAAGGTTGATCGCGACGCTCGGAGTCACCTGGGTCCAGCCGACATTCTGTTTCGATGTTGACCTGAACGAAGGCCTGGGGATCGACGACCTCTTGCAGTTCATCAAAGACAACGCTCTCACTGATTGGGACATCTACATGACGCAGCACGGCTGCTACGTCGTAGACCGCGAGCCCGGGATGACCTGGGACCAGGTCCAGTTCCTTCTCGATTCGACCAAGGCCGGGCCGCTCTCGAAGGCCGGTTACATCCGGAACTGCAGAGAGCTAAGGATTAGAGTGGGCCCGAAGTTCTCCAGTGAAAGAAAGGTCTCCGGCCCCCCGCGTCTTGTGGTGTGCAATTGTCCTGGCGGGTCTGCGAAGCATCATGACAAGAGATACGAGCACAGCCGGATCGAAGGCTACTGGACGAGCAGCAGGTGA
- a CDS encoding PH domain-containing protein, whose product MEDTLGTNIRVPGLLALSEGEQPVWYGRQSYASYAGSIVFGFIIVLFVFVWVGISGQVGFLWFTVFAFFDWILVLLYVISAEYFVSNRRIYIKRGILGRASHDLKIEWMTGTIVHQGIFGRILNFGDVSFTGVGFSGDVKMNGVSDVLVVKGIVENVIQTSKEQSQALRQTTMQQVSTSPGQRVPYQMPRIPSQGTKFCQFCGSKMPTPAVFCPSCGKQQL is encoded by the coding sequence TTGGAGGATACGTTAGGGACTAACATCAGGGTTCCCGGGCTGCTTGCGCTCTCCGAAGGAGAACAGCCTGTTTGGTATGGGAGGCAGAGTTATGCCTCATACGCGGGATCAATCGTCTTCGGTTTCATTATCGTGCTCTTTGTATTTGTCTGGGTTGGAATCTCAGGGCAGGTTGGCTTCCTTTGGTTCACTGTGTTTGCCTTTTTCGATTGGATCCTTGTCCTCCTTTACGTGATTTCAGCGGAGTATTTCGTCTCGAACAGGCGCATCTACATCAAGCGCGGGATTCTCGGTCGGGCATCCCATGACCTCAAGATCGAATGGATGACAGGGACGATTGTCCATCAGGGGATCTTTGGGAGGATATTGAATTTCGGAGATGTATCATTCACTGGTGTAGGTTTCTCAGGGGACGTGAAGATGAATGGGGTATCCGACGTGCTCGTGGTGAAGGGCATCGTCGAGAACGTCATTCAGACCAGCAAGGAACAGTCTCAAGCCCTTCGACAGACCACTATGCAGCAGGTTTCAACCTCTCCAGGTCAAAGAGTGCCTTACCAAATGCCTCGAATTCCAAGCCAGGGAACCAAATTCTGTCAATTCTGCGGATCCAAGATGCCGACCCCAGCCGTATTTTGCCCGAGTTGCGGCAAACAGCAATTGTAA
- a CDS encoding type II toxin-antitoxin system RelE/ParE family toxin: MSGRILYKSSVSRDLKKINPKEVERILRGIRTVLGDNLNAEEPMVGEFKGLFKIRVGDYRVIYTVIDGDVLVLKIGHRSKVYQ, translated from the coding sequence TTGTCCGGTAGGATTCTCTACAAGTCTTCCGTCAGTCGAGATCTTAAGAAGATCAACCCAAAAGAGGTCGAAAGGATACTCAGAGGGATACGAACGGTTCTCGGCGACAACCTCAACGCAGAGGAACCGATGGTGGGGGAATTCAAAGGTCTGTTCAAGATTCGTGTCGGGGATTACAGGGTGATTTACACTGTCATAGATGGCGACGTCCTAGTGTTAAAAATCGGGCATCGAAGCAAGGTCTACCAATGA
- a CDS encoding ribbon-helix-helix domain-containing protein, giving the protein MSEAVSVRLPEDVAKQLDDLAKSLDRPKTYIVTKALREYLAEYEDYMLALHRLNDKNDRVVSEKELVKLVR; this is encoded by the coding sequence ATGAGCGAAGCCGTATCCGTGAGGTTGCCAGAAGACGTTGCAAAGCAATTAGACGACCTGGCCAAGTCCCTAGACCGCCCAAAGACCTACATCGTCACCAAGGCATTGCGCGAATACCTGGCAGAATACGAGGACTATATGCTGGCTCTGCACAGGTTGAACGACAAGAACGACCGAGTGGTGTCAGAGAAAGAACTGGTCAAGCTTGTCCGGTAG
- a CDS encoding glycosyltransferase, with protein MPNLNKGDLIEAAIRSVLEQTIKNLELVIVDDASTDTSSEIARRYAEKDARITLIRHTATRGVSAARNTGIREARGAIIGFIDSDDTYAPSKLEKQLDALDKERVPAVIYCDFGKIDAQGKELPPDRRPHYKKDGMIFGDILEYKFGIKATILLPKVCFQKVGLFDESLPLAEDLDMVLRLSWLYPFRCLDEKLYSYRISPGNTEDRLSQSSINFYRALVIERHYRRTSSTLTRDQKRTVGLNLTVLYSRSSHAGKTIRYGLSSYDSLRYLLIAPFRGHGLRQVLHLSKTD; from the coding sequence ATGCCTAATCTGAACAAGGGAGATCTAATAGAAGCCGCGATCAGGAGCGTTCTCGAACAAACGATAAAGAACCTCGAATTGGTAATTGTCGACGATGCTTCGACAGACACCTCTTCCGAAATCGCCCGACGTTATGCCGAGAAGGATGCCCGGATAACTCTAATCAGACACACGGCTACGCGGGGAGTCTCGGCAGCGAGGAACACGGGAATTCGCGAAGCCCGCGGCGCTATAATTGGGTTCATCGACTCGGACGACACGTATGCCCCCTCAAAGCTGGAAAAACAGCTAGACGCCCTGGACAAGGAGCGAGTCCCCGCCGTCATCTATTGTGACTTCGGAAAAATAGATGCACAGGGCAAGGAACTACCACCAGACAGGCGGCCTCATTACAAGAAAGACGGCATGATTTTCGGAGATATATTGGAATACAAATTCGGAATTAAGGCTACGATCTTGCTCCCCAAAGTATGCTTCCAAAAAGTAGGATTGTTCGATGAATCCCTTCCTTTGGCAGAAGACCTTGATATGGTTCTCCGCTTGTCTTGGCTGTATCCGTTCAGATGTCTTGATGAGAAGTTGTACAGTTACAGAATTTCTCCTGGGAACACGGAAGATCGTCTGTCTCAGTCCTCCATCAACTTCTATCGAGCACTTGTCATTGAGAGGCACTACAGGCGCACGAGTTCGACCCTGACACGTGACCAGAAGAGAACGGTAGGGCTAAACCTCACCGTCTTGTATAGCCGTAGCTCCCATGCGGGAAAAACGATCCGCTATGGTCTCAGCAGCTATGATAGTTTAAGGTACCTCCTCATCGCGCCTTTCCGAGGCCACGGTCTTAGACAAGTCCTACATCTGTCAAAGACTGATTGA